Proteins encoded within one genomic window of Terriglobus sp. TAA 43:
- a CDS encoding YfiT family bacillithiol transferase has translation MTTDTQTQPSSDPRYPVGRFHKPEVVEVAAIEEGLNTLENLPQRLRNAVSDLNDTQLATPYREGGWTLQQTVNHVADSHMNAYIRMKLALTEDAPVIRTYEEALWAELSDGKNAPVEWSLQLLDALHSRWVMLLRSLDDKQWQRTFVHPEHGPVTLQTGLVMYDWHSRHHLAHITSLRQAKGW, from the coding sequence ATGACAACCGACACCCAAACGCAGCCATCCAGCGATCCACGGTACCCTGTGGGCCGCTTCCACAAGCCGGAAGTCGTGGAAGTTGCCGCTATTGAAGAGGGACTTAACACGCTGGAAAACCTCCCACAGCGTCTCCGGAACGCAGTCTCCGATCTGAACGATACACAGCTTGCCACGCCGTACCGTGAAGGTGGATGGACGTTGCAGCAGACAGTGAATCACGTAGCCGATTCGCACATGAATGCCTACATCCGAATGAAGCTTGCCCTGACCGAAGATGCACCCGTGATCAGGACATACGAAGAGGCGCTTTGGGCCGAGTTATCCGATGGCAAGAATGCACCCGTGGAATGGTCGTTGCAACTCCTTGACGCACTACATTCACGCTGGGTGATGCTGTTGCGCTCACTCGACGATAAGCAGTGGCAACGCACGTTTGTGCATCCCGAACATGGTCCAGTCACCCTCCAAACAGGACTGGTCATGTACGACTGGCACAGCCGCCATCATCTGGCACACATAACTTCGCTGCGGCAGGCCAAAGGCTGGTAA
- the galA gene encoding beta-galactosidase GalA, protein MASWSRREVLKSGVALPTLGLLPAELLPAQTSASHTVRERLCLDAGWRFHFGHATDAAKDFGYNTGRNGSFQKTGNFLPAAALPFDDTGWTDVDLPHDWVISLPFKNDPSLSSKGFYPIGRSYPENSVGWYRRVFTLAKDDAGKRISVEFDGVYREALVVFNGYYIGRHRGGYDPFRYDVTDFMKPGEPNVLLLRVDATESDGWFYEGAGIYRHTWLVKTAPVHVAQWGTFVRSTVEGRKANLQIRTEVENNAGASKAVRVTSTVIDPSGKTVGKVTTKPMAVPGDGTGIFEQQMSVSDVALWSLEERNLYRLVTEVDADGVAMDRYETRFGIRTLRFDANDGFFLNGKSVKIKGTCNHQDHAGLGVALPDAAQRFRVKTLQEVGCNAYRSAHNPPTSELLDACDEMGMLFLDETRMMSSNPEGIAQFENLIRRDRNHPSVFMWNMGNEEREATTETGLHILSTMKRSAIKLDGSRPVTVAPPPLGMGLGQGGLMVSDVIGYNYADPQIEAFHKTHPTLPCLGTENVSAVATRGAYAIDEASGAVSSYDPYTTSGRASAEGWWRFVNTRPWMSGGFVWTGFDYRGEPSPFQWPNINSEYGFLDTCGFPKDTYFYYQAWWTAKPVLHIFPHWNWPDFVGKEIAVWAHSNMDEVELLQDGTSLGRQRVPKDSHLQWIVTYKQGTLEARGFKAGKQVMSTKRETTGKAAKLAIRVDRTEMDADGADLVFVVAEVHDAEGRVLPVTDNEISFKVSGPARVKGTGNGNPVSHEPDTGSSRKAFAGMCMGIVQATRESGNVTIEITSPGLEPASAAVMSRASKPRPEVAVWKRDVPAGEGVTGLWRPVLQEGPSGPDPLQLAVSGDTLYTFIQRASVLTGSIDAPPAMFGPATTGAVQGTVEGGRVHFTSGSTTYDGSLTGDRMELHRTMPPRGGQPARAADTGPHPVIGPPPDGSDPSLGLGRRGAGTQPALILQRAKR, encoded by the coding sequence ATGGCTTCGTGGTCGCGCAGGGAAGTATTGAAGAGCGGAGTGGCTCTACCCACGTTGGGCTTGCTGCCTGCAGAGTTATTACCGGCGCAGACTTCGGCTTCCCACACCGTACGCGAACGACTTTGTCTGGACGCTGGCTGGCGGTTTCATTTTGGCCATGCGACGGATGCGGCCAAGGATTTTGGTTACAACACAGGCCGCAACGGTTCGTTTCAGAAGACTGGAAACTTCCTGCCCGCCGCGGCGCTCCCCTTTGATGACACTGGCTGGACGGATGTTGATCTGCCGCATGACTGGGTGATTTCGCTGCCATTCAAGAACGATCCATCGCTGAGCAGCAAAGGCTTTTATCCGATTGGTCGCTCGTATCCAGAAAACAGTGTGGGTTGGTATCGACGCGTCTTCACGCTTGCGAAAGACGATGCGGGAAAGCGCATCAGTGTTGAGTTTGATGGTGTGTACCGTGAAGCGCTTGTGGTCTTTAACGGGTACTACATTGGGCGTCATCGCGGCGGTTATGATCCTTTCCGTTATGACGTGACGGACTTCATGAAGCCGGGCGAACCGAATGTGTTGTTGCTGCGTGTGGACGCGACGGAAAGCGATGGATGGTTCTACGAAGGTGCGGGGATTTATCGGCACACGTGGCTGGTGAAGACGGCTCCTGTTCACGTGGCGCAGTGGGGTACGTTTGTTCGCTCGACGGTGGAAGGCAGAAAGGCGAATCTGCAGATCCGCACCGAGGTGGAGAATAACGCCGGTGCTTCAAAGGCTGTGCGCGTGACATCGACCGTGATTGATCCCAGTGGAAAGACTGTGGGGAAAGTTACAACAAAGCCGATGGCAGTTCCTGGAGATGGGACGGGCATATTTGAACAGCAGATGAGTGTGAGTGATGTCGCGCTGTGGTCGCTGGAGGAACGCAATCTGTATCGCCTGGTGACTGAGGTGGATGCAGACGGTGTGGCGATGGATCGATATGAGACGCGCTTTGGTATACGCACTCTGCGCTTCGATGCCAATGACGGATTTTTCCTGAATGGGAAGTCGGTCAAGATCAAGGGCACATGCAATCACCAGGATCATGCAGGTCTTGGCGTGGCACTGCCGGATGCGGCGCAGCGCTTCCGTGTGAAGACATTGCAGGAGGTGGGATGCAATGCGTATCGCAGTGCGCATAATCCACCCACATCGGAGCTGCTGGATGCATGCGACGAGATGGGCATGCTGTTTCTGGATGAAACACGCATGATGTCTTCGAATCCGGAAGGCATTGCGCAGTTTGAAAATCTGATTCGTCGCGATCGCAACCATCCTTCTGTCTTCATGTGGAACATGGGCAATGAAGAGCGCGAGGCGACGACGGAGACGGGGCTGCACATTTTGTCGACGATGAAGCGGTCGGCAATAAAGCTGGATGGATCGCGACCGGTTACAGTGGCGCCGCCACCGCTTGGCATGGGGCTGGGGCAGGGTGGGCTGATGGTGAGCGACGTGATTGGTTACAACTATGCTGACCCGCAGATTGAGGCGTTCCACAAGACGCATCCCACGCTGCCGTGCCTGGGGACAGAGAATGTCAGCGCTGTGGCGACGCGCGGAGCGTACGCCATTGATGAGGCGAGTGGTGCTGTGAGTTCTTATGATCCATACACCACCTCGGGGCGTGCATCGGCTGAAGGATGGTGGCGTTTTGTGAACACGCGGCCGTGGATGAGTGGCGGATTTGTGTGGACGGGATTTGATTATCGCGGTGAGCCTTCACCGTTTCAGTGGCCCAATATCAACTCAGAGTACGGCTTTCTGGATACGTGTGGCTTTCCTAAGGACACGTACTTTTACTACCAGGCATGGTGGACTGCGAAGCCGGTGCTCCACATTTTTCCGCACTGGAACTGGCCGGATTTTGTGGGTAAGGAGATTGCAGTCTGGGCGCACTCCAACATGGACGAGGTGGAACTGTTGCAAGATGGCACGAGTCTTGGGCGACAGCGCGTGCCAAAGGATTCGCACCTGCAATGGATTGTGACTTACAAGCAGGGAACGCTGGAGGCTCGCGGCTTCAAGGCAGGAAAGCAAGTGATGTCGACGAAGCGCGAAACGACGGGTAAAGCAGCGAAGCTGGCGATTCGCGTTGATCGTACTGAGATGGATGCTGATGGTGCGGATCTGGTGTTTGTGGTGGCGGAAGTACACGATGCTGAAGGTCGCGTGCTACCTGTTACGGATAACGAAATCTCTTTCAAGGTGAGTGGGCCAGCACGCGTGAAGGGAACGGGGAATGGCAATCCTGTGTCGCATGAGCCGGACACGGGGAGCAGTCGCAAGGCATTTGCAGGGATGTGTATGGGGATTGTGCAGGCGACTCGAGAGAGTGGCAATGTCACGATCGAGATCACTTCGCCTGGGCTGGAACCGGCTTCAGCGGCTGTAATGTCGCGAGCATCGAAGCCGCGACCGGAAGTGGCTGTTTGGAAGCGCGATGTGCCTGCTGGTGAGGGAGTGACCGGATTGTGGCGGCCTGTGTTGCAGGAAGGTCCTAGCGGACCTGATCCGCTTCAGCTGGCTGTATCTGGCGACACGCTGTATACGTTCATCCAGCGTGCCAGTGTGTTGACGGGCTCTATTGATGCTCCACCGGCGATGTTCGGACCTGCTACTACTGGCGCGGTGCAGGGAACGGTGGAAGGTGGCCGCGTTCACTTCACGTCTGGAAGCACAACGTATGACGGCAGTCTGACGGGAGACCGTATGGAGTTGCACAGGACGATGCCACCGCGTGGAGGACAGCCTGCGCGTGCAGCTGATACTGGTCCGCATCCTGTGATTGGGCCGCCGCCGGATGGTTCCGATCCGTCGTTAGGGCTTGGTCGACGCGGAGCAGGAACTCAGCCTGCGTTGATTTTGCAGAGGGCGAAACGGTAA
- a CDS encoding choice-of-anchor D domain-containing protein — protein sequence MVPCGHAQSAHFSGSQVTLPITGLNNPRQVAADAGGNLYIADSLNNRVLKETLSNGSYTETTIGTGLNSPLGVAVDVSGNVYIADSNNGRLLKETLSGSDYSQTTVSSTVGAAWSVAVDASGNIFVADSSGNRVLKETPSGSSYVESTIGSGLSLPSAVAVDASGNVYIGDRGSNQVFKETLTSGSYVQSTVVSGLSYISSVAVDSNSNVFVAIYGIPGDPEGSQILKETPSGNSYTQSLVGSTAYYNVIPIFISLDANGDVLITNFASIAKVSPSAGDFGAINVGSSSSPVSLIFTFDSAGTIARPSVLTQGTEGLDFTDAGTGSCTRYGTSFPYTAGVSCTVDVLLNPKFPGSRYGAVVLRSTSGNLIATGYAHGSGLGPQINFPAGNLSKLSFSNVTNPYAVTSDPAGNLYIAQALNDSNPQNAVIKQTWTGSGYTQSVVATNLRYPVGVAVDGAGNVYVADQNVLKVFKYTPLIGGGYAQSAVFSSSLGFVEAVTVDGSGNVYIGNLSYSVLKETLTNGTYVPSQITGSVHPRGVAVDEKGNVYVTDAEHVVMKQTLSNGGYTESTIASDLNSPHGVAVDGNGNVYIAETSGGRVVKYTLAAGSYSRSTIASNLPDVLGVAVDGNGNVFASSASVAGNSVWKVNLSDAPNLTFATTTLGSTSSAQAVTVQNVGNAALSFPIPASGNNPSIATNFSLNSTGTTACPVVGSGSSNAGTLAAGASCQLSVSFAPTAAGNITGSLVLTDNNLNAVAPGYVTQSIALSGTALELPILTFASIPAQTYGNVPFTVSATSTSTGAITYSVVSGRASISGTTVTLTGAGTVVLSASQAASGSYGAATVTTSFTVVPMVPMLTFATIPSQTYGNAPFTVSATSASNGAITYSVVSGPASISGATVTLTGAGTVVISASQAASGNYGSATGTTSFVVMPMVLTLTFAAIPSQTYGNAPFTVSATSASAGAVTYSVVSGPAKISGATVTLTGAGTVALSASQAASGNYAAATATTSFNVAAQSFTLSAGSGSTSATTTAGGTATYTLSLSPGAVTTFPNAVNLSVSGIPTGATATFSPTTLPAGSGLTSVTLTIQTSKTQTARNESSFPMSPIAPVALGLLLLPIVGTKSARRRLQNGQRLLAMLALVSLSLGAAMGLSGCAGNGSGSSGQTTPKTYTMVVTATDATTGAQGTTNLTLTVQ from the coding sequence ATGGTCCCCTGCGGCCATGCGCAGAGTGCGCACTTTAGCGGATCGCAAGTTACATTGCCGATTACAGGCCTGAACAATCCTCGTCAGGTTGCGGCGGATGCCGGTGGAAATTTGTACATCGCTGATTCGCTGAACAATCGTGTACTCAAGGAAACCCTGTCTAACGGAAGCTATACCGAGACCACAATCGGTACCGGTCTGAATTCTCCGCTAGGTGTTGCGGTAGATGTCAGTGGCAACGTCTATATTGCCGACTCGAACAACGGTCGGTTACTGAAAGAAACGTTATCAGGCAGTGACTACTCGCAGACCACGGTAAGTAGTACGGTCGGTGCAGCGTGGAGTGTTGCTGTTGACGCGAGCGGAAATATCTTTGTTGCAGATTCCAGTGGCAACCGGGTACTCAAGGAAACACCGTCGGGAAGTAGCTACGTTGAGAGCACGATTGGGAGTGGTCTCTCGCTTCCGAGCGCTGTAGCAGTGGATGCAAGTGGCAATGTCTATATCGGTGACCGAGGCAGCAACCAGGTCTTCAAAGAGACGCTGACCAGTGGAAGCTACGTTCAAAGCACAGTTGTCAGCGGTCTGAGCTATATCAGCAGCGTTGCTGTGGATAGCAACTCAAATGTCTTTGTTGCGATCTACGGCATCCCAGGCGATCCAGAAGGCAGCCAGATTTTGAAAGAGACGCCATCGGGGAACAGCTATACCCAGAGCCTGGTAGGGAGCACTGCCTACTACAACGTCATCCCGATCTTTATTTCACTGGATGCTAATGGCGATGTCCTTATCACCAATTTCGCCAGCATTGCTAAAGTGAGTCCGTCGGCTGGAGACTTTGGTGCCATAAACGTTGGCAGTTCCAGCTCGCCGGTATCGTTAATCTTTACGTTCGACTCGGCGGGTACGATTGCCAGGCCTTCGGTGCTGACTCAGGGGACAGAAGGTCTCGACTTTACGGATGCGGGAACTGGAAGCTGCACGAGGTATGGGACGAGCTTTCCATATACCGCAGGGGTAAGTTGCACGGTTGATGTGCTTTTGAATCCGAAGTTTCCTGGCTCCCGTTATGGTGCTGTGGTTCTTCGATCGACTTCAGGAAATTTGATTGCTACCGGTTATGCCCACGGTTCCGGATTGGGACCTCAGATCAACTTTCCTGCAGGGAATCTAAGCAAGCTCTCCTTTAGCAATGTGACGAACCCGTACGCAGTTACGTCAGACCCTGCTGGGAATCTTTATATTGCCCAGGCTCTAAATGACAGTAATCCGCAAAACGCCGTCATCAAGCAGACCTGGACAGGGAGCGGCTATACGCAGAGTGTTGTAGCTACAAACCTGAGATATCCAGTTGGGGTGGCGGTGGATGGAGCTGGAAATGTCTATGTTGCCGACCAAAATGTTTTGAAGGTGTTCAAATATACGCCCCTGATCGGAGGAGGCTACGCGCAAAGTGCTGTATTCAGCAGCAGCCTTGGTTTCGTAGAGGCCGTGACTGTCGACGGTAGCGGCAATGTGTATATCGGAAACCTGTCTTACTCCGTACTTAAGGAAACGTTGACCAATGGCACTTATGTCCCGAGCCAGATCACAGGCTCTGTCCACCCGCGGGGAGTTGCAGTGGACGAGAAGGGTAATGTGTATGTGACTGATGCCGAACATGTGGTTATGAAGCAGACCTTATCCAATGGTGGCTATACCGAGAGCACAATAGCCAGTGACTTAAATTCCCCCCATGGGGTAGCTGTTGATGGAAACGGCAACGTCTACATTGCAGAGACTTCCGGTGGACGGGTGGTCAAATATACGCTTGCGGCGGGATCGTATTCACGGAGCACGATCGCTAGCAACCTCCCTGATGTTCTTGGAGTGGCAGTCGATGGGAACGGCAACGTCTTTGCATCCAGCGCTAGCGTCGCGGGCAACAGCGTATGGAAGGTGAATCTTTCCGACGCGCCGAATCTGACTTTTGCAACAACTACTTTGGGTTCGACAAGCAGTGCACAGGCCGTGACGGTTCAGAACGTTGGCAACGCTGCCTTGAGTTTTCCGATTCCGGCTTCTGGAAATAATCCAAGCATCGCGACGAACTTCAGCTTGAACAGTACGGGAACGACCGCATGTCCTGTTGTGGGGTCGGGTTCCTCGAATGCGGGAACACTGGCAGCGGGTGCTTCCTGCCAGCTTTCGGTCAGCTTTGCGCCTACTGCTGCAGGCAACATCACGGGATCGCTGGTGTTAACGGATAACAACCTAAATGCAGTGGCTCCAGGCTATGTAACTCAGAGCATCGCGTTGAGTGGTACTGCACTTGAGTTGCCGATATTAACGTTTGCGTCCATCCCTGCGCAGACGTACGGCAATGTACCTTTCACTGTAAGCGCGACATCCACCTCGACGGGCGCCATTACCTATTCGGTTGTCAGTGGTCGTGCCAGCATCTCCGGGACAACGGTCACGCTGACGGGAGCAGGCACGGTTGTGCTGAGTGCAAGCCAGGCAGCGAGCGGAAGCTATGGCGCGGCAACTGTGACGACCAGCTTCACTGTTGTGCCAATGGTGCCTATGTTAACCTTTGCGACCATCCCTTCACAGACGTATGGCAACGCGCCTTTCACTGTAAGTGCAACATCTGCTTCAAACGGAGCTATTACCTACTCTGTTGTGAGTGGCCCTGCAAGTATCTCCGGTGCGACCGTCACATTGACTGGCGCAGGTACGGTTGTGATAAGTGCAAGCCAGGCGGCGAGCGGAAACTATGGCTCGGCGACTGGGACAACCAGCTTCGTTGTTATGCCGATGGTGCTTACGTTAACCTTTGCGGCCATTCCTTCGCAGACGTATGGCAACGCACCTTTCACAGTGAGCGCAACGTCAGCCTCAGCTGGGGCTGTTACCTACTCTGTTGTGAGTGGTCCTGCAAAGATCTCTGGTGCGACGGTCACCTTGACCGGAGCGGGCACCGTGGCGCTGAGTGCAAGCCAGGCCGCCAGCGGAAATTATGCGGCTGCAACGGCTACTACGAGTTTCAACGTAGCGGCACAGAGCTTTACCCTTTCTGCCGGATCGGGGTCCACTAGCGCTACAACCACTGCAGGTGGAACAGCAACCTATACCCTCTCATTGTCGCCAGGAGCCGTGACGACTTTCCCGAATGCGGTGAATCTTTCGGTAAGTGGTATTCCTACAGGAGCGACTGCGACGTTTTCTCCGACGACGCTTCCGGCCGGTAGCGGGCTGACATCGGTTACCTTGACGATTCAGACCAGCAAAACCCAGACGGCGCGCAATGAAAGCTCTTTCCCGATGAGCCCTATTGCGCCTGTTGCATTGGGATTGTTGTTACTGCCGATAGTCGGAACCAAGTCCGCTCGTAGGCGCTTGCAAAATGGTCAGCGTTTGTTGGCGATGCTGGCCCTGGTATCGCTATCTTTGGGGGCAGCTATGGGCTTGAGTGGTTGCGCTGGTAACGGTTCAGGCTCCTCGGGCCAAACTACTCCCAAAACCTACACCATGGTTGTGACAGCTACAGATGCGACAACAGGCGCTCAGGGTACGACCAACTTGACATTGACCGTGCAGTAG
- the tldD gene encoding metalloprotease TldD: MSSLAVTPSASTSPNYFQARFGVDYALVTRCLAAALSAGGDFAELYFESVTSSSIGIDEGIVKSASQGHSMGCGVRVLSGERTGYSYTDSLEEERLIHAAKTAALIASGPAKQQVVPFVETQVHDLYPVIGLDAEIREKLALVQRADKAARAYDLRITQVRAGFNDEVRHILIAASDGTWASDTQPLSRFSVSVIAKGADGVTTRGSGGGGGRVKLDYYTTERTPEHFAQQAARQAILQMDAVAAPAGEMEVVLGPGWPGVLIHEAVGHGLEADFNRKKQSAFAGLMGQRVATDKVTVVDNGTIANRRGSLNVDDEGTPTRNNVLIEKGILRQYMRDKLSAKVMGLQSTGSGRRESYACVPMPRMTNTYMLAGEDDPADILRSVKRGLYAVNFSGGSVDITNGKFVFAASEAYLIEDGKVTAPVKGAMLIGDGATALKHVSMVGHDLALDEGIGTCGKRGQGVPVGVGMPTVKLDKVTVGGTGN, encoded by the coding sequence ATGAGTAGCCTGGCCGTCACGCCGTCCGCATCGACTTCTCCCAACTATTTCCAGGCACGCTTCGGTGTCGACTACGCGCTTGTCACGCGCTGTCTGGCGGCTGCGTTGAGTGCTGGTGGCGACTTCGCAGAGCTGTACTTCGAGTCGGTCACCTCGTCTTCTATCGGGATTGATGAGGGGATTGTGAAGTCGGCTAGCCAGGGTCACAGCATGGGTTGCGGTGTCCGCGTGCTCAGCGGCGAACGCACCGGTTACAGCTATACAGATTCGCTGGAGGAAGAGCGGCTGATCCATGCGGCGAAGACGGCCGCGTTGATAGCCAGCGGGCCCGCGAAGCAGCAGGTTGTGCCGTTTGTCGAGACGCAGGTACATGATCTGTATCCGGTGATTGGTCTTGATGCGGAGATACGCGAGAAGTTGGCGTTGGTGCAGCGTGCGGACAAAGCGGCGCGTGCGTATGACTTGCGCATCACGCAGGTTCGCGCGGGATTCAACGATGAGGTTCGCCACATTCTGATTGCGGCCAGCGATGGAACATGGGCTTCAGACACGCAGCCATTGAGCCGGTTCAGCGTTTCTGTAATTGCCAAGGGGGCGGACGGGGTCACCACGCGCGGGTCTGGCGGAGGCGGTGGCCGTGTCAAGCTGGACTACTACACCACAGAGCGCACTCCGGAGCACTTTGCCCAGCAGGCGGCGCGGCAGGCCATCCTGCAGATGGATGCGGTGGCGGCGCCGGCGGGTGAGATGGAAGTGGTGCTGGGGCCGGGATGGCCGGGCGTGCTTATCCACGAGGCTGTGGGACATGGTTTGGAGGCGGACTTCAACCGGAAGAAGCAGTCGGCCTTTGCCGGGTTGATGGGGCAGCGTGTGGCGACGGACAAGGTGACCGTAGTGGACAACGGCACCATTGCCAACCGTCGCGGGTCACTGAACGTGGATGACGAAGGCACGCCTACGCGTAACAACGTCCTCATCGAGAAGGGCATCCTGCGGCAGTACATGAGGGACAAGCTGTCGGCGAAGGTGATGGGGTTGCAGTCGACGGGTAGCGGACGCCGTGAGAGCTATGCCTGCGTGCCGATGCCACGTATGACCAACACCTACATGCTGGCGGGTGAGGATGATCCTGCGGACATCCTGCGCAGTGTGAAGCGCGGGTTGTATGCGGTGAACTTCTCCGGAGGTTCGGTGGACATTACCAATGGCAAGTTCGTATTCGCCGCCAGCGAGGCTTACCTGATTGAGGATGGCAAGGTGACCGCGCCGGTTAAGGGCGCGATGCTGATCGGTGATGGTGCTACGGCACTGAAGCACGTGAGCATGGTGGGCCATGATCTGGCGTTGGATGAGGGCATTGGTACCTGCGGTAAGCGCGGGCAGGGCGTGCCTGTTGGCGTGGGTATGCCGACGGTGAAGCTGGACAAGGTGACGGTCGGCGGGACAGGGAACTGA
- a CDS encoding TldD/PmbA family protein yields the protein MAGTQVSSTLVQEIVERALGAGATDAEAVVVEGDEFSTKVRLGQVETLTESTSRAIGLRVFHGLRTASTSTNDLSEESLKRLVSGAVELARITEEDPFAGLPDATEYSTTRNAEGLHIYFEDVYKLPAAERIEMARATEAAAMAADVRIQNSDGGTFSAATSYKAIANSRGFAGEYRKSYCGIGVMAIAQDASGMQRDGWSSGARTLTKLESPEDVGREAAKRAVRRLGSRRVKTQKASVVFSREIARGIIGDIFSAVNGDAIYRHASMFEDKLGEQIASPLVTVVDDGTMMLEPMLGGFGTLPFDGDGLPMQRKVIVDKGVLQTYVTNTYTARKLGVKSTGNASRGLAGAPGIGAGNFYLEAGTLTPREIIAEVQNGLYVTEVLGSGVNLVTGDYSQGAAGLWIENGEFTGAVEEITIAGNLKDMYRNIVAVGNDLIFRGASASPCFRVEGMTIAGS from the coding sequence ATGGCGGGGACACAAGTAAGTTCGACTCTGGTGCAGGAGATTGTGGAGCGTGCGTTGGGGGCGGGGGCTACCGATGCTGAGGCCGTGGTGGTGGAGGGGGATGAGTTCTCCACCAAGGTGCGGCTGGGGCAGGTGGAGACGCTTACGGAGTCTACGTCGCGGGCGATTGGGTTGCGGGTGTTTCATGGGCTGCGTACTGCTAGTACTTCCACCAATGACCTGAGTGAGGAGAGCCTCAAGAGGTTGGTGAGTGGTGCGGTGGAGTTGGCACGCATTACCGAGGAAGACCCGTTTGCGGGGTTGCCGGATGCGACTGAGTACTCGACTACTCGTAACGCGGAGGGTCTGCACATCTACTTCGAGGATGTGTACAAGCTGCCTGCCGCGGAACGTATCGAGATGGCACGTGCGACCGAGGCTGCGGCGATGGCTGCGGATGTGCGTATCCAGAACAGTGATGGCGGGACGTTCTCAGCCGCGACGTCGTACAAGGCGATTGCCAACTCGCGTGGGTTTGCGGGTGAGTATCGCAAGAGCTACTGCGGCATTGGCGTGATGGCAATTGCGCAGGATGCTTCCGGGATGCAACGCGATGGATGGAGCAGCGGTGCGCGTACGTTGACGAAGCTGGAGTCACCTGAGGATGTTGGCAGAGAGGCGGCGAAGCGTGCGGTGCGTCGACTTGGCTCTCGCAGGGTGAAGACGCAGAAGGCTTCCGTGGTGTTCTCGCGGGAGATTGCGCGCGGCATCATTGGCGATATCTTCAGCGCGGTGAATGGCGATGCGATCTATCGTCATGCGTCGATGTTCGAGGACAAGCTGGGCGAGCAGATTGCCAGTCCGCTGGTGACGGTTGTGGATGATGGCACGATGATGCTGGAGCCGATGCTTGGTGGCTTTGGCACGTTGCCGTTTGATGGTGATGGTTTGCCGATGCAGCGCAAGGTGATCGTGGACAAGGGCGTGTTGCAGACCTATGTGACCAACACTTACACCGCGCGCAAGCTGGGTGTGAAGAGTACGGGCAATGCTTCGCGTGGATTGGCAGGAGCGCCAGGTATTGGTGCGGGTAACTTCTACCTGGAAGCTGGAACGCTGACACCGCGCGAGATCATCGCCGAAGTGCAGAACGGGCTTTACGTCACCGAGGTTCTTGGTAGCGGTGTGAACCTTGTGACCGGCGACTATTCGCAGGGCGCTGCTGGTTTGTGGATTGAGAACGGTGAGTTCACTGGCGCTGTGGAAGAGATCACGATTGCTGGCAATCTGAAGGACATGTATCGCAACATTGTTGCGGTTGGGAACGATCTGATTTTTCGCGGTGCCTCAGCTTCTCCATGCTTCCGCGTTGAGGGCATGACGATCGCCGGCTCCTAG
- a CDS encoding DUF302 domain-containing protein — MQQEATNGLVIRRSSHTVDEVVQSLQAMLVAKGIHLFALVDHSGEAAKAGLTMRPTKLFIFGDPKAGTPLMLASITSAIDLPLKILVWEDEQGATQLAYNDPTYLATRHHIPETLLANISGIEKIVEKLL, encoded by the coding sequence ATGCAGCAGGAAGCAACCAACGGTCTGGTGATACGCCGTAGCAGTCACACTGTTGATGAAGTCGTGCAGTCGTTGCAGGCGATGTTAGTGGCAAAAGGCATCCACCTCTTCGCTCTCGTCGACCACAGTGGAGAAGCCGCGAAAGCTGGTCTCACCATGCGACCCACCAAGCTGTTCATCTTCGGCGATCCCAAAGCCGGAACCCCGCTCATGCTCGCGTCCATCACCAGCGCGATTGACCTGCCGCTCAAAATTCTCGTTTGGGAAGACGAACAGGGAGCAACACAACTGGCCTACAACGATCCCACCTACCTCGCCACGCGCCACCACATACCGGAAACTCTGCTGGCAAACATCTCCGGCATTGAGAAGATCGTCGAAAAGCTCCTATAG